TCCTAAACAAAAATGGAATAGCTTTGACTCTTTGGTGCATTTGCATCCAACAAAAGAGTTCCGGAATGAAACTGATTTGATATGGCAAGTGCCTGAATCACCTAAAGGTGTTCTCTTTCTGGCTCATGGATGCAATGGCAGGGCCATCAACTTCTGGGACAAGTCCCCTAAATGCCCTGATTGCATTGGTTTGCCTGAGGAACGGTTGCTTGTACTCCATGGTCTTGCCCAAGGTTTTGCTGTCATTACTATTTCAAGTGCACAAAGATGTTGGACATTTGGTAAAGAAGTGTTGGTTGTTAAAGACATTATAGAGTGGTGGATTGGTAGAAAGaagcttgagaagcttcctctTGTGGCTTTGGGTGCTTCTTCTGGAGGGTATTTCGTGTCTGTGCTTGCCACCGCCATGAAGTTTAGTAGTACTGTGCTCATGATTGCTGAGGGGATGTTTGAGCAAATTGATGTTAAAGGGGACTACCCGCCGACCCTTTTTGTTCACATGCCCAAAGATCTTTATAGGCAGCAGAAAATAGATGAATATGTGGAGGTTTTAAAAGATAAAGGGATTGATGTTGGTGTTGTTGAATGTTTGGAGTTTCCATTGTCACCAAGTACTTTAGCTGATAGAATTCCAGGGCTTGATCAGGCTCTTTCCAGAAATTTATTTGAGTTCTTTCAGGAAAAGGgctttattgataaaaatggTTATATGAGGAAAGATGGGCGTCAAATCAAATGGAAAAAGGCTTTTGAGGAGAAGAAAGCTCTTCTGCTGGATAAGAATCTGGTCCCTCACATCCAAGAGGAGCTAAACCTTGCATTTGCTTACCATGAGATGACTAGTGTGCATTCTGACCAAATTTTTAAATGGTTGGAAACTCACATGAGCTGATCAAAACTTACCTGCATTGAAACCACTTGTATATGATGGACCTATCCTTCGTCTCAATTTTCCTGAAATTCAATCTGAGATCCATTGACTCATGTAAAAACTGCTATAGTGGTTTCTTTATCAGAGATTGAGTCTCAAAGGCTGGAATTTCTTAATTAGGTGCTACCGTCAGAAGTTATCTATGTAAAAGGTATGCCTCTGAACCTTTGCACCAATACCATGTGTGCTTTGGCAAGCAGTATGCTGAATGTTATCttagattttgttaaaattgtAATCTTTCTACTGTTTTTCTTGAGATTCGAAGCACGAATAATTGTTTAATCTTTGAAATTCAAATACCCTGGTGGACTTGAGTTTCAAAATACACTTTTTAATATGGCTATCAAATTATGAGTCTGACCCTGCAAGTTTGACTACTAGACTTATTTGCCCTAGGATCTAAACCCAAGTTGACATCTATACttgaataaaattcaaaataagaaatgcaaacatgatttttaaataagaactgaaatgaataaaattgaaGCAAGTTTTAGATGAGGGCTTCCAATTTTCAAGGTGAAGAATTATGacagtattttaattaaatgcatACAATTTTCCTTGGGTTTTTACCCTTTGCCTGTATTGATGGTGAGAGGTGGAAAGGAGAAAAATTATATGAGATAGTAAAAGATGCCATTCTTTGGATGTTTAGAAAGGATATACAAAAGGAATGGAATCAGGGAGACTCCTTTCCACTCCACACCTCTCTATTCCCTTCAAATTGACAGGGGAGTGGATGGTTGGGGGGAGTGGATGGAACAACTTATGAAATTATCTTTTTTGCCATTCATCCTAAGATTTAATGTGTTTGATATGAGGGCACCATGGGAACAATGAACTTGTAATTCTTTTAATTCCATTCCCTTCTGCTGTAATTATGAATGGGAAGTGGGAACTTTCTTCCTTTCTATCAGTAAACATCTAAACTATAGTATTATGGGAGCTTTCTTCCATTCTACCAATAAACATCCAAACTCTTGTAATCATCTGGTGCTGTTTTTGTCCCTGCAAGTGGAGGTTCTAAGCACAAGAATGCTCCTGAAAATGGAAGTGATGTGGGGTGAAAACATTGTATATTGTATTTTATGTGAGATCTTACTATCCTTGTTAGGATCTTACGATATACATGTTCCCCTCTTTTCCAATCCTAGGTGGGATCTCAATTTGACTACCTTGGACATATGGATGACTTCATATTCCTCTTGTTTGTCATCTTAAGCATTCAAAAGCTTTTGGAGCTTAAAAGTTATATACACATTGGGATTCATAAAGTAAAAGTTTTGGGTTCATTCAGATAAACTAAAATAAGTCTAATtacccatttagttcctatagtttttaaacttatcccttttagttcatatagttaataagtgaattttttagtccctgaaatttatattttaattcctaaaagGTTCCTACagttaaaattctttaactaacagagttaaaaaaaatttaacggcAGAAACTTTTtgggaattaaaatgtaaacttcatgaactaaaaaattcacttattaaatttcaaggactaaaaagtCCATTTATtaactatagagactaaaagagaTAAGTTTAAAAACTATATGAATTAAATGGGTAATTAAACCACTAAAATAAATGCTTTGatcatataattttcttttagattttttttctagaatttattaatttttacttgtgaaaaagaaaagcacAACCCAACTTTTTCTTTGAggcttttgctttttttttttctccaaaatacttatctaattaatataattttttcaaacatattttgaattaaaaaaatactttctttTTAAATCACAAAGAATTTGATCCATGTTCTTTGTTTTATTCCTTACcagtaaaaaaagtaaatatattatatatagtaaaGCAATATAACTTTCTAGCTACGAAGTACACTAAAGTAGTAGAGGTCTTTAATATCTCAGTTATTGTCTTGCTCAAAAGTATTTGGTAAGTTGAAGACGCGTTTTgggttttgtttgtgtttgtgttttaaAGATATAATGAATCTTTTTACATTACACTGGGAAGACTACCCTCCTTTTATAGTCTTTACCTGCCGGTGTAATTGTTCTGGACCATACCACAGCCTTGTACACTTCCCGTTGAGGCAATTAAAAAGACATTAATTGGAGCTCACATGGCGCTTTAATCCTTCCTCTGCCACTGTAACTCATCATTCCCAATTCACA
The genomic region above belongs to Glycine max cultivar Williams 82 chromosome 14, Glycine_max_v4.0, whole genome shotgun sequence and contains:
- the LOC100799601 gene encoding uncharacterized protein codes for the protein MGCPFASRDSTQHFRGSAHFGDSTPMLKRGYKPKPWSGAQNCRVSVFLMFFTLVLMLVVFLLVFRYDSDGANPILAYELPKQKWNSFDSLVHLHPTKEFRNETDLIWQVPESPKGVLFLAHGCNGRAINFWDKSPKCPDCIGLPEERLLVLHGLAQGFAVITISSAQRCWTFGKEVLVVKDIIEWWIGRKKLEKLPLVALGASSGGYFVSVLATAMKFSSTVLMIAEGMFEQIDVKGDYPPTLFVHMPKDLYRQQKIDEYVEVLKDKGIDVGVVECLEFPLSPSTLADRIPGLDQALSRNLFEFFQEKGFIDKNGYMRKDGRQIKWKKAFEEKKALLLDKNLVPHIQEELNLAFAYHEMTSVHSDQIFKWLETHMS